The genomic region GCTCATCGGAGCAAGGGCGACAGCCTCGCCGGACTTCTTGACTGCGGCGGCGGCGTCCTCTGCGATCTTCTGCAGGTCGCCGGCACGCTCGGCACGGTAGCCGTTAATGTCCAGCACCAGGCGGGACCGGTTCTCCGTCGCGGACAGGACGGCGAGCCGGGTCAGCTCCTGGAGGGCTTCCAACACTTCACCGTCACGGCCGACCAGGCTTTCCAGACCGGCCGATTCCTCTTCAGCCACGATCGAGATGTAGGTACGCCCATTGCGGACCTCGATGTCGATGTCTCCGTCGATGTCCGCAATATCGAGCAGTTCTTCGAGGTAGTCCGCAGCAACGTCGCCTTCTTCTTCGAGGCGGCTTGCGGAAACACTCTTGACAGGGCTGTTCTCCTCGGACGCGTCGTGGGACGCCTCCTGGGCGTCGTCCCGGTCCTCGTCAAACTCGGCAGAAATAGCGTGTTCGGTGCTCTCGGCGGACATTACTTCCTCTTCCTGTTTTTGCGTTGCGGCTGGACGCGCTGGGTCTTCGCTTCGACGGCGGCAGCAGCGGCGGCTTCAGCCGCCTCGGCGTCGACCTTCTTGCCGCCCAGAAGGGGAAGTGCGGGCAGGCCCTTGGCGGCGCGGCGCTCGGCGAGGGCCTTGGCGGCCGGCGATCCGGGCGTAGGCATCCGGCGGATGACGAAGAACTGCTGGCCCATCGTCCAGAGGTTGGTGGTTGTCCAGTAGATCAGGACGCCGATGGGGAAGTTGATGCCGCCGACGCCGAAGACGACCGGCAGGATGTACAGCATCATTTTCTGCTGGCGCATGAACGGGCTGGCCAGGGCCTCTTCGGACATATTCTTGGCCATGATCTGCTTCTGCGTGATGAACTGCGAGGCCGTCATGGCCAGAATCATCACGATGGAGAGAATCCAGACCGCCGTTTGATTGCCGCCGCCGCCGTGGAGCAGCGACGCGGACAGCGGGGCACCGAAAATCGTGGACTGGTCGAACTGCACGACCTGTTCGTGGCTCATGGCGCCGATGCCCTGGCCGCTGGTGGCCGCCGCGGTAATGCCGGAGAGGACCTGGAAGAGCGCGAAGAAGAACGGCATCTGGATCAGCATGGGCAGGCAGGCCGAGAACGGGTTGGTGCCGTGCTTCTTGTACAGCGCCATCTGCTCCTGCGCCATAGCCTGGCGGGACAGCTGGTCGGTCTTGCCTTTGTATTTGTCCTGGAGCTTCTTCAGGTCCGGCTGCAGCAACTGCATCCCGCGCTGGGCCTTGATCTGCTTGACGAAGACGGGAATCAGGGCGGCGCGGATCACCAGCACCAGCCCGATGATGGCAAAGGTCCACGTCCAGCCACTGGCCGCCGGCATGCCGATGGCGCTCAGGCCATCGTGGAATCCCACCATGATGGCTGAGACGAGCCATTTGAAGGGGGCCAGGATTGTTCCAAAGATGTCCATACGATATCCCTAT from Arthrobacter sp. NicSoilB8 harbors:
- a CDS encoding R3H domain-containing nucleic acid-binding protein → MSAESTEHAISAEFDEDRDDAQEASHDASEENSPVKSVSASRLEEEGDVAADYLEELLDIADIDGDIDIEVRNGRTYISIVAEEESAGLESLVGRDGEVLEALQELTRLAVLSATENRSRLVLDINGYRAERAGDLQKIAEDAAAAVKKSGEAVALAPMSAYERKIVHDAVADLGLVSESEGEGADRHIVVSAD
- the yidC gene encoding membrane protein insertase YidC; its protein translation is MDIFGTILAPFKWLVSAIMVGFHDGLSAIGMPAASGWTWTFAIIGLVLVIRAALIPVFVKQIKAQRGMQLLQPDLKKLQDKYKGKTDQLSRQAMAQEQMALYKKHGTNPFSACLPMLIQMPFFFALFQVLSGITAAATSGQGIGAMSHEQVVQFDQSTIFGAPLSASLLHGGGGNQTAVWILSIVMILAMTASQFITQKQIMAKNMSEEALASPFMRQQKMMLYILPVVFGVGGINFPIGVLIYWTTTNLWTMGQQFFVIRRMPTPGSPAAKALAERRAAKGLPALPLLGGKKVDAEAAEAAAAAAVEAKTQRVQPQRKNRKRK